In the genome of Triticum urartu cultivar G1812 chromosome 5, Tu2.1, whole genome shotgun sequence, one region contains:
- the LOC125556274 gene encoding pathogenesis-related protein 1-like — MEYSPKLSVVLLLALASAMAVVTAQNSPQDFVDPHNAARADVGVGPVTWDDNVAAYAQKYAEQRRGDCQLVHSGGQYGENIYGGRGGGADWTAADAVQAWVSEKQYYDHGSNSCSAPADKSCLHYTQVVWRDSTAIGCARVVCDGGDGLFIICSYNPPGNYEGVSPY; from the coding sequence ATGGAGTACTCGCCGAAGCTATCAGTGGTACTGCTCTTAGCTCTCGCGTCCGCCATGGCGGTCGTCACGGCTCAGAACTCGCCGCAGGACTTCGTGGACCCCCACAACGCGGCGCGCGCCGACGTCGGCGTCGGGCCGGTGACCTGGGACGACAACGTGGCTGCGTACGCGCAGAAGTACGCGGAGCAGCGCCGCGGCGACTGCCAGCTGGTACATTCGGGCGGGCAGTACGGGGAGAACATCTACGGAGGCCGCGGCGGCGGGGCCGACTGGACGGCGGCGGACGCCGTGCAAGCGTGGGTATCGGAGAAGCAGTACTACGACCACGGCAGCAACAGCTGCTCGGCGCCGGCGGACAAGTCGTGCTTGCACTACACGCAGGTGGTGTGGCGCGACTCGACGGCCATCGGCTGCGCCCGCGTCGTCTGCGACGGCGGCGACGGCCTGTTCATCATCTGCAGCTACAACCCGCCGGGCAACTACGAGGGGGTGAGCCCATACTAG